The following coding sequences lie in one Alosa sapidissima isolate fAloSap1 chromosome 15, fAloSap1.pri, whole genome shotgun sequence genomic window:
- the abhd15a gene encoding protein ABHD15 — protein MLEWFGAVFILLIVAAIWPASKYFGISSQPSSGVQGLVNARREWREKVLERCIPSRDVGAGQSVDGSPGESPTVALICKPSALANYLLKHCVTFCKLRPCPTWNWRASPLLQSIFGICWPYDCPVHFVRDHLQLSDDGIVALDWAVAASTSIHKRRRTSSNSTSPILLIIPNSFGKITRNVLKLCEGALTHGYLPVVFNRRGQNGTPLSTVKLQQFGDPSDLREAVRYIRYRQPAGRLYAVSESTGSGLLLSYLGECGSSSYVTAAACLSPVFRCQSWFESGPAWPFHWALLLYQKMWLSRYRTVLGDTVQTDALFSSSSLRTMEEVLFCRPGPKASPLDTGGGWDAYWERNDPLRDVDEVAIPVLCVCSQDDPVRGEPESSLPLELFESNPHFFLLLTAQGGHCGFSSAPVEGAVDANVWSHQALLDFLRATSDFFAAEERAKHAARRRGLSGSGKALRHRTVSTCKKVPICSHNIHAIYSWQRSYTR, from the exons ATGCTGGAATGGTTTGGTGCTGTGTTTATCCTTCTTATAGTGGCTGCAATCTGGCCAGCCTCAAAATATTTTGGAATATCGAGCCAGCCATCATCGGGGGTCCAAGGACTAGTAAATGCACGCCGAGAATGGAGGGAGAAAGTCTTGGAAAGGTGTATCCCCAGCCGCGATGTCGGAGCAGGTCAAAGTGTGGACGGATCACCAGGTGAAAGCCCTACCGTCGCGCTAATATGCAAGCCGTCCGCGTTGGCCAACTACCTTCTGAAACACTGCGTAACTTTCTGCAAATTACGGCCATGCCCAACATGGAACTGGCGGGCAAGCCCTTTGCTGCAAAGCATTTTCGGCATCTGCTGGCCTTACGATTGCCCTGTTCACTTTGTTCGGGACCATCTTCAGCTGAGCGACGACGGTATAGTAGCATTGGACTGGGCTGTGGCGGCCTCAACCTCCATTCACAAGAGGAGGCGGACATCCAGCAATTCAACTAGCCCCATCCTTCTCATCATACCAAATTCTTTTGGTAAAATTACCAGGAATGTGTTGAAG CTCTGTGAGGGGGCCCTGACGCACGGCTACCTGCCCGTGGTGTTCAACCGACGCGGCCAGAACGGCACGCCACTCAGCACCGTCAAGCTGCAGCAGTTCGGCGACCCGTCAGACCTGCGCGAGGCCGTGCGCTACATTCGGTACCGGCAGCCGGCAGGCAGGCTGTACGCGGTGAGCGAGAGCACCGGCTCGGGTCTGCTCCTCTCCTACTTGGGCGAGTGCGGCTCGTCCAGCTACGTGACGGCGGCCGCCTGCCTCTCGCCCGTCTTCCGCTGCCAGAGCTGGTTTGAGAGCGGCCCCGCCTGGCCCTTCCACTGGGCCCTGCTGCTCTACCAGAAGATGTGGCTCAGCAG GTACCGGACGGTGCTGGGGGACACGGTGCAGACAGATGCCctcttctccagctcctcccTCAGGACCATGGAGGAGGTTCTATTCTGCCGGCCCGGCCCAAAGGCCTCTCCGCTGGACACCGGCGGCGGCTGGGACGCCTACTGGGAGCGCAACGACCCTCTGCGTGACGTGGACGAGGTGGCCATCCCGGTACTGTGCGTGTGCAGCCAGGACGACCCGGTGCGCGGTGAGCCCGAGTCTTCCCTCCCCCTGGAGCTGTTCGAGAGCAACCCGCACTTCTTCCTGCTTCTGACCGCCCAGGGTGGCCACTGCGGCTTCTCCTCCGCGCCCGTAGAGGGTGCTGTGGACGCCAACGTCTGGAGCCACCAGGCGCTGCTGGACTTCCTGCGGGCCACCAGTGACTTCTTCGCGGCCGAGGAGCGGGCAAAGCACGCGGCCCGCCGCCGGGGGCTCAGCGGCAGCGGCAAGGCGTTGCGCCACCGGACGGTCAGCACCTGCAAGAAGGTGCCCATCTGTTCGCACAACATCCACGCCATCTACAGCTGGCAGAGGTCCTACACCAGATGA